cctgcaggaccaaatgggcaactttcgattgagtaagtagcttacacacgtatagattgtttatttgccttggttttgtttgccagaagtttatcattgtttatccagtgttgtgatacagacatttattgacacatcctcctctgttgtcatcgatgaacattgtccacaagaacaccaccagctaccgtctactcgtggacgcgcagccgtttgttgttgtttggccagctgttcctctctctgcctccgcgtcctcctttcaacgagctcctcgtccgtgtactctggctcaaaacggtaagaacgtccatcgtaaacaaagtcatcgtccaccacctcagagtcggaaaaatattcattcattttgtgaaaGATAgcagtcgcgaactacagctaaactagccgaccgccgcagagttagccgtgttgtggctggctgctcgcagcgcgcggcgctcgaaaaaagacactggatgttgataacatgccaccacgggctcagagggggatagcgccagcatatcttaacaaaatactggaatatgaacgagtttcgccgcagattatgcatttatagaggctacgcacgggtgccccgataactcgcattatacggatatacacgccgctcctctggggctaatttcttcaaaacgactccaaatgccaccaaagttgtcggggtgtctaaatggtcgtacttaatgctacaaataaagtccaggttgtaaaaaacgaaagttatcctttaatgttgTCTTTGAGTGCCTCTTTCTGGGTTTTTGTTGTAATTGCTGTTCTCATTGCAGTTGGTCTTCTCACAAGACTTTCCTTCTGTAAATCTGTGGTTATTAACAGCTATTTCTGTGACCATTGGCAGATATACCGGCTTTCCTGTAATGATAATTTCCCCAATTATGTCATTAGTTGTTTCTACccagttcttttgttttggcttCCACTCATTTTTATCTTGTTCAGTTATTTATATATACTCAAGGCCTTTAAAACATGCATAGGTCATCTCTCGTTCGTGGCAGTCTATTTTATCCTACTgttaattacatttacattgaTGGAGAACATACAGCCAAATGCCAGGATCATAAACCTGTCTCTGACCTCCTCCAATGTTGAACCCAATCATTTTTGTTCAACAGACACAAGAAATCAAAGAATCTGTGAAAAAGTTATTTAAAATCAGAGTGCGGTCCAAAATAACTATGAAAAAAATAACCATAATGTGAGTTTTTctatttgctgtcttttttggtgttttatttatagTAAATTGCCCATTCTACTGTTGGCGGAGTGTGCAGATGCCGCGGCTCGTAGCTCCCATGTTAAcgttattgtttgtttgtttttactcgtttccacgTTAActactcttctggaagctctgacacagtacagcaggtctgaactgtggaactttgtACAGTTCAGACTCCACACACCCCCTAAATTTaactttattccaccggagctgctactGACCgcagagcccaccaccatccccccactgctgccaaggagacggaggaggcaccgtaaacaaaagcatggcaagagagccggcttGTGTGCTAGGCTAtaagctaaccctcacagactggctctccccagtctcttcctcaccaatGCCAGgtcaccaacaaaatcgacgaggtctgtctaaggatagtctcccgccggatggacagctgtgttaccgttgtcacagagacctggctggacgacaacatcccggacgcagcggtggagatagcggggcaCTCTCTGTTCTGGGCGGACagcactgcagcttcaggtaagagcagaggcggaggttTGGTGCTGTATGTGCACAATGCCTAGTGTACAGCCACActtattcctgcctacaagcctctggtctgcagaacaaagccgaccaccatGACAGTACAGATATGTACTGAGGAGGCCCttctctgcacttcaggactgcttcgagcttacagactggactgtgttcagagaagagacagaccttgaggagtacacatcatctgtattgtcctatgtttagttctgcactgatgctgtcctcccagtcaagaccatcacagtgtttcccaaccagaaaccatggctggacagcacagtgcggtccctgctgaaagcccaggatactgcctacagagctggtgacaggctggcttatagcagggcccgagcagagctgaagaaaggaattaagcaggccaagctccggtacaaaaacaaaattgaagatcacttcaataacaacaacctccagaacatgtggagaggcatcagaaccataacggactacaagcctaacactcagcatgccagccacgaccccaccctgcctgacaccttaaacagcttctttgcccgcttcgacacatcaggcagcagagaagctacacacctaccccggctggaggagaagcaccagcccctcgtcctgcagcagcaccaggtgacatccaccctgaggaggatcaacacccgcagagctacaggaccggataaggtgtcaggcaagactttgaggacatgcgctgaccagctagcaggagtgtttctggacatcttcaatctgtccGTGCAGgtgtctatggttcctgagtgcctcaagtcctccaccatcattccggtacctaagaagacatccatcacctaCCTGAATGACTActggcctgttgctctgaccccgctaatcatgaagtgctttgatcggattattctcaggtacatcagaggcttcatccccttggacctagacagccttcagttcgccgACAGAGGGTACACAGAGGATGCTgcctccatcaccctgcacacagccctgacccacctgcagcagcccaacatcTACAccaggatgctatttgtagactttagctcagattttaacaccgtcatcccagacaagctggcactgaagctacacgcagtgggtctgcctgcagcactgtgccactggatcagagactttctcaccaacaggcctcaggtggtgagaatagggaacactACATaatcccctctggtcctcagtacgggcacgccacagggttgtgtgctcagcccagccctctttaccatgtttactcacgactgtgctgccatacaccccacctTTAAATTGAAATGGTTCAATGCAGAGTATTTAGTCGTATTTATTTTGTGGGCAGGTGTTAAATctggagcaaaaacaaaaatcttacAAAGGAATGTAGGTTTGTCTTGTTTACATTTATAATAAAGCAAACAAGTTATTGTGATCAACAGATTCGTGTCTCTACAAGTTTCTCGTCTTCTGTGTATCTGCAagttaatttttattatttttcacgTCTTTGatgaaaatcaaaaacataTAAAGAAGCTAAATATTGTGTTTCTGAAATCAGTTTATTATCTTGTTTATTGTtataaatgtgttgttgtttgtctccaTAACGACTGAATGTTCTCTctgcatctaaaaaaaaaattagtattttttaaTAACTTAATAACACCCCCCCTCAACAAAACCCCCACCCTGTAATATGGGACAAGGACAGCtgaggaagagcaacagagggtTACAGCACTAGACAAgggcacccatgcgcagcctctatataacgcatagcggtcggctagtttagctgtaatttggcacagctatggtttgttattgcgtattcgtagctgACCGCcacagagttagccgtgttgtggctggctgctcgcagcgcgtggcgttcggaaatgacatcatccacgtcagaggtagttgcctagagacgccggctgttgataacatgccaccacgggctcagatgggaatagcaccagcatatcagaacaaaatattggaatacgaacgagtttcgccgcagattatgcgttatatagaggctgcgcatggatgccccgagtactcgcattatacggatatacgtgccgctccaatggggctaatttcttcaaaacgactccatATGCCActaaagttgtctgggtgagtaaatggtcgtatttaatgctagaaataaggtccaggttgtaaaaaatgaaagttatcctttaatgcgGTTTATGGCTTTGTGCGTCACTGTGGATGTCTTTGGAAGTGATGGACTGATGTGGGTGTGGTTAGGTCACATTTAATTGTCAAGTAGCCTGGCAACATAAGTAATCAACCCCACAACTGTCTCACAATGATTCAAATTCTACATAATTTTGATTGGAGAATGGAAATTCACCTTTTTCCAAGTGAGTGCCACGCACTTCACACCAGTGAGACTGCATAGACCAAACTATACAGCCTGAAATAACAAATCTTGTCCAAAAGAATTGTGTTAATGTCTGACACCATTGCTCATAGTCAAAGGCTGATTCAGAAAAAAGTCTTTTTGGAGCTTTTAAAGATTATAAATTTTGGGAACAACTAAGATGATGAGAGAATTCTTAAGCACAAAAGTACAGTAGTAGTTTGATCAAAGATGATATTCAAGACTTTTACTCATCCCAATTGATGATGGTAAAATTTGTACACTAAACATTGACACTTTAAAACCTCTTAACACAGTGAACTCTTTTCTGATGTGGGGCTTTGGCCTGAGGTAGAGAAAGTGTACAGTGGCCACAGGGGAACAGTGTGCTACaactgacagagacacagaagagcactgctcagaaagagaaagagagagggagggagaggagcttGCCTCTGTCTACACCAGAGAACAGTGAAAAGTCTTCAAATGGAGTTTTTCAACTCAGCTCTTGGAAAAAACATCACGTTTGTGCGTCCTGCATATTTCATAATAAGTGGTTTGATTGGTATACCAAATATGAAGCCTTACtatgtgtttctctttttcatttacattgtTTCAGTGGTGGGAAACACACTTGTGATGACTTTGATAGTTCTGGATCATAATCTGAGAACTCCAAAATatattgcagtttttaattTAGCATTTGTGGACCTATTTGGTAGCTCTGCTTTGGTGCCAAAGCTTCTTGACATCTTTCTGTTTAACCATCGCTCCATCCTCTACAACGACTGCTtggctttcctttttttctgctacatCTGCCATTCGATGCAGTCTCTAAATTTAGTTGCACTGTCCTATGACAGACTGATAGCTATCATCTTCCCACTGCACTATCAAGTGAAGGTGACCAACAGGTTCATGCTGTCTTTGATTGCCTCTTTCTGGCTCCTTGCGATTACTTTTACAGTGATTGCAATTGGACTTCTCACAAGACTTTCCTTCTGTAAATCTGTGGTTATTAACAGCTATTTCTGTGACCATGGCCCTTTATACCGGCTTGGTTGCAATGATGTTACCCCCAGCCGTGTGATTGCTGGTTTGTCACAATATCTTATTCTTTGGGTTCCACTCATGTTTATTCTGGCAAGTTACTGCGGTATTGCCTACTCTTTGTCAAAAATTTCCACAGCCAAAGAAAGAGTGAAGGCCTTTAAAACATGTACTGGTCACCTTTCATTGGTGTCAATGTATTTCTTCCctgtcatatttgttttttcctttcaacaAACAGTACATCCAAATGCCAGAATCATAAACATGTCTTTGACCACTATTATCCCTCCCATGTTGAACCCAATCATTTATGTTCTGCAGACACAGGAAATCAAACAATCATTgaaaaaagtgttgaaaatgaGAGGGCAATTTAAAATTGcaacaaatatataaaacatatttagtCTTCAGCTTTTGTACTGAACTGCAAGATCCATGTTGAAATAGGTTGAGTGATTGACAGTTTAAAATTCAGCAGCACCATAGAAACAGAGGTGGAATGAATTAAGttctctttgttgttcttttgtttaGTAGTTAATGTATGCagaatgattagatttttgaGAGTTGCTTTTAAAGAGCAGTTACAATTGATTGAATTGAGTTAcctttaaaacattaaaacatgcatAGGTCATCTCTCGTTCGAATCTGTGaaaaagttattaaaaattAGAGTGCGGTCCAAAATAACGCTGAAAAAATTAACCATAATGTGAGTTTTTctatttgctgtcttttttggtgttttattgtAGTAAATTGCCCATTCTAAAAGTTAGAATTATCCTTTCAAACATCACACAAATTGAATTAAATCATAGTCACATTATCATAACACTATATAGCAAGTCTCCACACCACAAAATAATCAGTACAAACTCCTTTTACAGGGTATGAGTCCACTAAGGTTTGACTGTAGTCTCTGCCTGTATGatgaaagatgaatgaatgaagaacTGATTTCAAAAGAAGGCAATTGATATTATTTCATAGTAGTGTTTAAAGGCATACAACAAATCTATTCAGACAAATGTTTGTAGATAATCCACAAAAGTATTAATGTGCTCTACAAAGTTTTCAGAagtaacagaagaagaaagatagATGAAAgaatatgtaaatatttgaaaaatcaCAGTGAATGTAATTAGTacttatttttgtcttcatctcgttaaaagcaaaaacaaaacagcctgATTTGTCTGTGtcgtttgtttttatttcttcaagGAGTAATAGAATAAAGCAGCCTACACTGAAATGGTTCAATGCAGAGTATTTAGTGAATTTTGCGGGCAGATGTTAAATCTGGAGCATATAAAGAAGTGTAGGTGTGTCTTGTTTACATTTATAACAGAACAAACAAGTTATTGTGATCAACAGATTCGTGTCTCTGCaagtttctcttcctctgtgtatctgcaatttaattttttattatttttcacgTCTttggtgaaaaaacaaaaccatatAAAGAAGCCAAATATTGTGTTTCTGAAATCAGtttattatgttgtttattgttacaaatgtgttgttatttttctccaTAATGACTGAATGTTCTTTCTGcatctaaaaaataaattagtATTTTGGGcagcataatcaggtgctgagaagcttagctgcaggcattgaagagagaaggaagcaggtgaattctgaacgttctagaaaggagaggttagttgtgcagtttgttcaagagggggagaaaaatagagctgctaagtcagggaaaaggcaggtaggtggctgcctggtaggggctgatgattggcaaatgcaggtggacttgggaggaaagctagttgtgccccaggaaatagtttatcgtaatctgaggccggacattgtcttatggtccatgagtaaaaagactgtgtattttattgagttaacagtcccttgggaaaattcagtggaggcagcttatgaaaggaagacaACTAAGTACTCTAAACCTAGactctaaactttctaccccctacccgaatAAGGGTTTATATtcaatccctactttcatctttgactctacctctttactttctaccccctgcccgaaccagggtttgcatcccTGCACCCcacttttattggtgcagttgcagaggcaggggtagatgatggtagtgcggcacttggcagttacatgtggcatctaggcctgtggtagcattgtcGCAGTtacaatagctaaagcggtggtagtatgatagtatcttagcagttagcattggcatctagcagttaacattaacagtataggtgaatctagctgtattgtcttctgttcttcttagcagttagtggttagcattgcgcattagcattagctaaatggtaaCATTGGTActgcattgtcttcttctgttcttcttagcagttagcggttagcattagcattagctaaatggtagcatcagtactggccactacctggagcatctcctaaacaggcctgggtcagttgtacgtggcagtgctgtttggattgcgtaggagcagtgtgaactggcactaggggggaGTGAATCTCGGATGCCAGAGTTCcccgcctagcctcctggaggtgtcgtgggactaagtaggcgaaacactgttgaagggaggtttccacctgattACCCCCAGAGACATGTTAgaaatcactgctctttggtgtgtatagaggcagattagtGGTCCAAGgctcttcactgagaatgaatcctctttttgagcacaagtatcttgtgtttaaattaacttaactAATTTTTATtagtcaagtcaattttatttatacagcccgGAATTGCAAATCACATGGGGGTTTACAAACTGTACAGCACATGACACCCCCCCTCATAAAAACTCCCACCCTGTAACATGGGACAAGGACAGCTGAGGAAGACCAACAGAGGGTTACAGCACTAGACAAGACTACCAGTCTACAGCCATTCTAATGGCTATGTGAAGCTGTTATTTGCTAATGTCAACCTGTGAACAcgttcacagtgacaatgctaacattcaAGACTCAAGGTTGatttattcaattcaattctatgtatatctttttcttttctattgtGTCAGTGCTGGGAAACACAGCTGTAATGGCTGTAATATACTTGGATCGTAACCTGAGCACTCCAAAATATATTGCAGTCACCAAAAACCACCACCTTAATGCGGTTTATGGCTTTGTGCGTCACTGTGGATCCTTGGAAGTGATGGACTGATGTGGGTGTGGTTAGGTCATATTCAATTGTCAAGTAGCCTGGCAACATAAGTACTCAACCCCACAATTGTCTGATACTGATTCAAATTTTACAGAATTTTGATTGGGGAATGGAAATTCACCTCTTTCCAAGTGAGTGCCACACACTTCACACCAGTGAGACTGCACTGACCAAACTATACAGCCTGAAATAACAAAACTTGcccaaaaataacagcagatcaggtgaggaaggagctcaggaggacaACGTCGAGGAAGGCTACcggccctgatggcatcagccccagactgctcagggattgtgcagatcagctctgtggagttgttcagcacatcttcaataTAAGCCTCAATCTGGAGAGAGTTGCTGCCCTTTGGAAAACtccctgtgtggttccagtgccaaagactgtgcatcccagggagcctaaccacttcaggccggtagccttaacttcccacctgatgaagactctgataagattagattagattagattagataaaattTTATTCATCTCACAATGGGGAAATTCACTCTCCCAGAAGatcttcagaacacacaaggggagggggtgcaaacagcaaatggaggtgcaaataagaacagtaggaacaataaggtgcaaaataagaacaataagggtgcgAATAAGAACAATATGAAGAACAAGAACACTAtaggtgcaaataagaacagaCGGAGCAAAAAATTgcaactgtgcaaaccacaaaaagttaaattttaaaaatgtaaaaaaaaagaaaaagaaaaaggtatcctatgtacagtacgtttaagaaaaaaaatatagaaattgTCTATGAAGTGTCTTTTGcccagcagtagtggatttggatgtttgtaatcagagaggaacagaggttattgcaaataataactatacattggagttgtacagtcagacagcggtgggaatgaatgacctgcagtagcgctccttcctgcaccgagggtgtctcagtcggccactgaaggagctgctcagctcctctacagtctgAGAGTACAGAGcccagtgggcagcccaggacagagctggccctcctgaccagcttgttcagtctcttcccggggcccagcagacaaCATCTTAAGGAGAGGATTATACTGAATCACCtccgtcacctggtgagcagccagctggaccccctacagtttgcatatcGTCCAGGCATGGGTGTGGAAGACACCATCATCTAccttctccatccctctctttcccacctggagagcactggtagcacagtgaggatcatgttctttgacttctccagtgcttttaacacaatccagccatcactgctgagcgggaagctggaaggaggaaggaggagactGTCAgctggctgcatggaccatcgagTACCTCACCAAtagaccacagtatgtgaggcttcgctactgtgtgtcggatgtggcagtttgcaaCAatggggctccacagggtacacatcggacttcagacaaaacacaaccagaagttctctgatgatacaaCCATTGTGAGATGTGTATTGCAGGGGAAcaatttggaatacagggaagtgaCTGGTGTGGACTTGGACCTGTGGACCCCCTGCACATGAACACCAGTAAGACTAAGGAGATGGCGattgacttctgcaggaaagcaccactgactacaccggtgtgcatccagggtttggacattgagatcgtggaggagtacaaatacctgggtgtacacctgAGCAGTAagctggactggtccactaacaccGATGCGCTGTATAGGAAGagccaaagtcgtctccatctactgagaagactgaggtcctttggagtatgtaggacattactgaggactttttatgactctgtggttgcatctgcagtcttttacgcagtggtctgctggggctgtggaagctctgagagggacagaaagagactgaacaaactggtcaggagagctgtctctgtcctggactgccctctggacaccactgaggtcGTTGGTgaaaggaggatgttagccaagctgacatccatcattgacaacccctcccatcctctgcatgacacagtgggggccctcagcagccCCTTCAggaacagactgctgcatccaccctgtaaaaaggaacgctaccgcaggtccttcataccaacagctgtgcaagtgttcaactccagcgttgcttaacttagcactgttttccatattcggactgtttttttttttttgcagtgatgtatgATCTATCATACACTAGTACCTTGCAATactgctcttttccactctcattgagtactgtacatatcaatacataatagtattctgtgacatatacatatttatttctgtgccatatcattaatgctgtaatCACTTTCTCCATTAcatgtgcaatctgtgtatagtctgtgaaattcaaCAGAATTCTTGGCAGCAtattttatggcaatttttcttgCAGTTCTTTgcagctatatatatatatatatatatatatatatatatatatatatatatatatacgacACGACatcatctcagataacaacgagacccactacagagaggagatacaccagctcacccagtggtgtttagccaacaacctggtgctgaacacagggaagaccaaggaggtcattgtggatttctggaggtccagaaagatggatcacgcccccctactcatggatggagaagtggtggagcgtgtggacaacatcatgttcctggacctccacatcacatctgacctttcctggtccatgaacacctcccgcctggtgaagcaggcacaacaaaggctcttcttcctcaggaaactgaaatgggctggactctcctctcggttgctcgtcaacttttacagggccacaattgaaagtatcctctgccttagtgtgacagtgtggtatggcagctgcacggcacaggagaggaaacaactggcacgggtggttaaaactgcgcagggcatcgtgggctgcccccttcctgacctagactctatatatgaaggcctggtcaggaagagggcaagatccatcggcacagaccccagccatccgggccacagactgtttggaccgcttccatcaggaaagcgggACAGGAACATCTGCTCCACCACCTACAGACTAAGGtacagcttcttccccagagctgtcagagaacTATTACCCcctgcagcccctcactggagtgagagactgtgagaactatgagccactgcacactgcacttttacaccttcacctccactccacctgcaccttctgtgtacttaacatttaagcacACACGCTTACTAAATTGTCAGCTGAATCTTAGTATATACATTTAAGTATATATTCAGCTGttcttggtatattttattgttttgtatatttttattgtcgtagtatattttatttctggtatattttttaatgcatttacgcatattttttactgcatgttagttgattttatttgcttatctttattttattatcattcttttctttcttattatctacacaggggttgcaatgcaaatttcgttgacatgctcaatgacaataaaggcaatcttaaATCTTagatcttgaatcttgagtatatatatatatatatatatatatatacatgttttacatactttttttctgacataagccCTTTGAATAATTGTACATATACACTtaccggccactttattagatacacctgtccaactgctcgttaacacaatttctaatcagccaatcatatgtcagcaactcaatgcatttaggcatgtagacatggttaagacgatctgctaCAGTTCAAACGAGCATCAGAATGGAGAAGAAAGGTCATTTgagtgactttgaacgtggcatggttgttggtgccagacgggctggtctgagtacttcagaaactgctgatctactgggattttcacgcaCAACCATGTCGAGGGTTTACCGAGAATGGTccgaaaaacagaaaatatctagtgagcggcagttctgtgggcgaaagtgccttgttgatgccagaggtaAGAGGAGAATGGACAGACTGGTTcaagctgatagaaaggcaacagtaactcaaataaccacttgttacaaccgaggtatgcagaagagcatctcttAACGCACAACACATcaaaccttgaggcaaatgggctacagcagcagaagaccacactgTGTGCCACTTAATCAGCTAAGATTAGGTGCAGCCGTGGCCTGGAGGTTGGAGAAGCGttttgagcaaggcacttaaccccacaatatgctccccgggcgcttgattgcagcccactgctcctgtgtttgtttcactgatgggttaaatgcaatTTAGAAGCAATTTCCCAAtcttgggattaataaagtaaataagcTGAAacttaaaaatttaaaaagctgaacTCAAACAGCTGAGCTAAACTGAGCTCtccaaaattggacaatagaagattggaaaaacgtTGCTTGGTCTGATGActctcgatttctgctgcgacattCAGATGGTCAACAACATGAAGCATCCTGCCTTGAATTGAcggttcaggctggtggtggtgtgggccccttagtacc
Above is a genomic segment from Chelmon rostratus isolate fCheRos1 chromosome 14, fCheRos1.pri, whole genome shotgun sequence containing:
- the LOC121617663 gene encoding olfactory receptor 1537-like, whose protein sequence is MQLFNPALEKNITFVHPAYLTISGSSAIANIKHYDVFLFFVYIVSVLGNTAVMAIIYLDHNLRTPKYVSVPNPVFFFDLFGSSALVTKFLDIFLFNHHSILYNYCLTYLFFCYTPLSMLLFNLLALSYDSLIAITFPLYYQVRVTHSYPLMLSLSASFWVFVVIAVLIAVGLLTRLSFCKSVVINSYFCDHWQIYRLSCNDNFPNYVISCFYPVLLFWLPLIFILFSYLYILKAFKTCIGHLSFVAVYFILLLITFTLMENIQPNARIINLSLTSSNVEPNHFCSTDTRNQRICEKVI
- the LOC121617566 gene encoding olfactory receptor 1-like; the protein is MEFFNSALGKNITFVRPAYFIISGLIGIPNMKPYYVFLFFIYIVSVVGNTLVMTLIVLDHNLRTPKYIAVFNLAFVDLFGSSALVPKLLDIFLFNHRSILYNDCLAFLFFCYICHSMQSLNLVALSYDRLIAIIFPLHYQVKVTNRFMLSLIASFWLLAITFTVIAIGLLTRLSFCKSVVINSYFCDHGPLYRLGCNDVTPSRVIAGLSQYLILWVPLMFILASYCGIAYSLSKISTAKERVKAFKTCTGHLSLVSMYFFPVIFVFSFQQTVHPNARIINMSLTTIIPPMLNPIIYVLQTQEIKQSLKKVLKMRGQFKIATNI